One stretch of Niallia sp. XMNu-256 DNA includes these proteins:
- a CDS encoding CarD family transcriptional regulator: MEVDYLFQIGDNIVYPVHGVGIIKSIEEKEISGTKQQYYVIKMLISNMQVMIPTGKILSLNIRPVTDIKAIKNIIHIFQHGESDRLLPWKQRYKVNMDKIKTGKILEGAEVVRDLMRMKKEKALNTSEKKMLDNAHEFLISELKLVEGITENQINSFC; encoded by the coding sequence ATGGAGGTGGATTATTTGTTTCAAATTGGCGATAACATTGTTTATCCAGTGCACGGAGTAGGTATTATTAAATCCATAGAAGAAAAGGAAATCTCAGGGACGAAACAACAGTATTATGTCATAAAAATGTTAATCAGTAATATGCAAGTCATGATTCCTACGGGTAAGATATTGAGTTTAAATATACGCCCTGTTACGGACATAAAGGCAATAAAAAACATCATACACATTTTTCAGCATGGGGAATCAGATCGATTACTGCCGTGGAAACAAAGGTATAAAGTGAACATGGACAAAATAAAAACGGGTAAAATACTAGAAGGTGCTGAAGTTGTACGTGATTTAATGCGTATGAAGAAAGAGAAAGCACTTAATACAAGCGAAAAGAAAATGTTAGATAACGCACATGAATTTTTGATTAGTGAACTGAAATTAGTTGAAGGGATCACTGAGAATCAAATAAATAGTTTCTGTTAA
- a CDS encoding sugar diacid recognition domain-containing protein produces the protein MAQEMVDRTMKIINRNINVMNEKGVIIGSGDSTRIDSIHEGAVRVITTESGFEIRESDAKQLHGVKTGINLPINYQDQVVGVIGITGPPEEIRNYGELVKMAAEMILQQAILTEEMQWDERLKEELTMQLLQDPQDLNSMYFERVKRLGMDLHIPRVAILLKPENQSRGYQWFRDKREKDDLFVMHSDHIILLKKVDLKNGEWQDLKSLNQIENWAIELENDQQVHSKMAVGSYHPGLQGVSTSYREVVYTLNVGEKLDPHKMIYFYSDYKLPVFLAQANRYGIGEGMGPYFEQIKQHDKKGELLETLLIYIQENGDMNRTAGKLFIHRNTLRYRLDRITDLTNKDPRKVKELLELYLSILQNQIK, from the coding sequence TTGGCACAGGAAATGGTTGATCGAACGATGAAAATTATCAATCGAAATATTAACGTGATGAATGAAAAAGGGGTGATTATCGGTTCAGGGGATTCAACAAGGATTGATTCCATCCATGAAGGAGCAGTTAGGGTAATAACGACCGAGTCCGGTTTTGAAATTAGAGAATCCGACGCCAAACAACTTCATGGGGTGAAGACGGGAATTAATTTGCCCATTAACTATCAGGATCAAGTCGTGGGTGTCATTGGGATTACGGGACCACCTGAAGAAATTCGAAACTATGGAGAATTGGTTAAAATGGCCGCAGAAATGATTCTTCAGCAAGCGATCCTCACTGAGGAAATGCAGTGGGATGAACGATTAAAGGAAGAATTAACGATGCAGTTGCTGCAAGATCCACAGGATTTAAATTCAATGTATTTCGAAAGAGTCAAAAGACTGGGGATGGACTTACATATCCCAAGGGTGGCGATCTTATTAAAGCCTGAAAACCAATCAAGAGGCTATCAATGGTTTCGAGATAAACGGGAAAAAGACGACTTATTTGTGATGCATTCCGATCATATCATTCTATTGAAAAAAGTGGATTTAAAAAACGGTGAATGGCAAGATCTCAAATCCTTAAACCAAATCGAAAATTGGGCCATTGAATTGGAAAATGATCAACAGGTACATAGTAAAATGGCGGTTGGAAGTTACCACCCTGGATTACAAGGGGTTTCAACGTCTTATCGAGAAGTTGTTTATACGTTAAATGTAGGGGAAAAGCTGGATCCACATAAAATGATTTATTTTTATAGCGATTATAAACTGCCTGTTTTTCTTGCACAAGCTAATCGATATGGAATTGGTGAGGGAATGGGTCCTTATTTCGAACAAATCAAGCAGCATGATAAGAAAGGGGAACTTTTGGAAACATTGTTGATTTATATCCAGGAAAATGGAGATATGAATAGAACAGCGGGAAAGCTGTTTATTCACCGAAACACCCTCAGATATCGTTTGGACCGGATTACGGATCTAACAAATAAGGATCCCCGTAAAGTGAAAGAATTACTTGAGCTGTATTTATCGATCTTGCAAAACCAAATTAAATAG
- a CDS encoding SLC13 family permease yields MDPQIQVSALGAIVALVVAIILILKKVSPAYGMIAGALVGGLVGGVDIANTVNLMMEGAKGIIPAMLRILAAGVLAGVLIESGAAAAIAETIVKKLGETRALLALAIATMILTAVGVFVDVAVITVAPIALAIAQRAGISRFAILLAMIGGGKAGNLMSPNPNAIAASDAFNVPLTSIMAAGIIPAIFGLAVTYILAKKLVKKGTAIQEQEIQTDHGGTLPSFLPAMVAPLVAIFLLALRPLFDISIDPMIALPIGGIVGAFVMGRGKKVNEYAISGLGKMTGVAVMLLGTGTLAGIIANSGLKDLLINGLDALGLPAYVLAPISGIFMSAATASTTAGTAVASQVFSSTILEMGVSAIAGAAMIHAGATVLDHLPHGSFFHATGGSVNMEMKERLKLMPYETLVGLTLAVISTLIYGVFKIFG; encoded by the coding sequence ATGGATCCACAAATTCAGGTAAGCGCTTTAGGCGCCATTGTTGCATTAGTTGTTGCCATTATTCTAATTTTAAAGAAAGTCTCTCCTGCCTATGGAATGATTGCCGGTGCTTTGGTCGGCGGTCTCGTTGGCGGGGTAGACATCGCCAATACAGTGAACTTAATGATGGAAGGGGCTAAAGGCATTATTCCAGCTATGCTGAGAATTTTGGCAGCCGGTGTTTTAGCGGGTGTGCTGATCGAGTCAGGTGCTGCCGCTGCCATTGCTGAAACCATTGTGAAAAAACTAGGTGAAACGAGAGCGTTGCTTGCTTTAGCCATCGCTACGATGATTTTAACAGCGGTTGGTGTTTTCGTCGATGTTGCAGTCATTACGGTTGCCCCGATCGCCCTTGCGATTGCGCAACGAGCTGGAATTTCAAGATTTGCTATTTTATTAGCGATGATCGGTGGAGGGAAAGCTGGGAACCTTATGTCCCCAAACCCGAATGCCATTGCTGCTTCTGATGCGTTTAATGTTCCTTTAACATCCATTATGGCTGCGGGAATCATTCCAGCGATTTTCGGACTGGCCGTTACGTATATTCTTGCTAAAAAACTAGTAAAAAAAGGAACGGCTATTCAAGAACAAGAAATTCAAACCGATCACGGCGGAACATTGCCTTCTTTTTTGCCTGCGATGGTTGCACCACTTGTAGCGATTTTCTTATTGGCCTTAAGGCCGTTGTTTGATATTAGTATTGATCCAATGATTGCCTTGCCAATCGGTGGGATTGTGGGAGCTTTCGTCATGGGCAGAGGCAAGAAAGTAAATGAGTATGCGATTTCAGGTTTAGGAAAAATGACTGGCGTAGCGGTTATGTTGCTTGGAACAGGTACACTAGCGGGAATTATTGCAAACTCTGGATTAAAAGATCTATTAATAAATGGATTAGATGCACTTGGACTTCCTGCGTATGTACTGGCACCCATTTCAGGGATCTTTATGTCCGCGGCAACAGCTTCAACTACAGCAGGAACAGCTGTGGCTAGCCAAGTATTCAGTTCAACTATTTTAGAAATGGGTGTTTCTGCGATTGCTGGAGCCGCGATGATTCATGCAGGTGCAACGGTGCTCGATCACTTACCTCACGGAAGCTTTTTCCATGCAACAGGCGGAAGTGTCAACATGGAAATGAAAGAACGTTTAAAACTAATGCCATATGAAACATTAGTCGGTTTAACATTAGCGGTTATTTCTACCTTAATATATGGCGTATTTAAAATATTTGGATAA
- a CDS encoding YczI family protein, translating into MVRKEVTFLLKNLRYVLSVITFLFASYGLITGDFKYGGIMIFFLGLTMLVMGLEEIRNERKVVGWLLIIVFLFSIYVSIEGFLLS; encoded by the coding sequence TTGGTTAGAAAGGAAGTGACATTCTTGTTGAAAAATCTTCGTTATGTGTTATCAGTAATAACCTTTTTATTTGCTTCTTATGGACTAATTACTGGGGATTTTAAATATGGGGGTATTATGATTTTTTTCTTAGGCCTAACTATGTTGGTAATGGGGCTAGAAGAAATACGAAATGAACGAAAAGTAGTTGGGTGGTTACTAATTATTGTTTTTCTATTTTCAATATATGTATCAATTGAAGGGTTCTTATTAAGCTAA
- a CDS encoding MarR family transcriptional regulator, translating into MIEDEIRELLDRISAQMRRDYNHLLQDVNLHVGQDNLLCKLWTKDGVTQVELCEQLKCEPPTVTNMVKALEQKGLVYRQKDEKDKRVTRIYLTTEGLNLKDPVHERWRKQQDKLLAGILPGERLLLRRLMKQMEENLF; encoded by the coding sequence ATGATTGAAGATGAAATTCGAGAACTTCTTGATAGAATATCAGCTCAAATGCGCCGAGACTATAATCATTTGTTACAAGATGTAAATCTTCATGTTGGACAGGATAATTTATTATGCAAGCTTTGGACAAAGGATGGGGTTACACAAGTTGAATTATGTGAACAGTTAAAGTGTGAACCACCTACTGTAACGAACATGGTAAAAGCACTTGAACAAAAAGGGTTGGTTTATCGTCAAAAAGATGAAAAAGATAAAAGAGTAACGAGAATTTATTTAACGACTGAAGGGTTGAATTTGAAAGATCCCGTTCATGAAAGATGGAGAAAACAACAAGATAAGTTGTTAGCAGGTATATTGCCAGGGGAGCGTTTGTTATTAAGAAGACTCATGAAACAGATGGAGGAGAATCTTTTTTAA
- a CDS encoding response regulator transcription factor, translated as MITIVIAEDQEMLLGVIGSLLNLEEDMKVVGQASNGKEALELVHEFQPDVCLMDIEMPEMNGLDAAQALMTTECKVIILTTFPRKGYFERAIKAGVRGFLLKDSPSKELVYCIRKIMNGEKIYSPELIDDDSLDPLIHHKTAKHHKKGMRTVKNYFSIFIDKLKLRTG; from the coding sequence ATGATTACCATTGTCATTGCTGAAGATCAAGAGATGCTCTTAGGGGTCATCGGTTCCCTTCTTAATTTGGAAGAGGATATGAAAGTGGTGGGGCAAGCAAGTAATGGAAAAGAAGCCCTAGAACTCGTACATGAATTTCAGCCTGATGTTTGTTTAATGGATATCGAAATGCCTGAAATGAACGGACTTGATGCTGCACAGGCTTTAATGACGACAGAATGCAAGGTCATTATCTTAACCACTTTTCCAAGAAAGGGTTATTTTGAACGTGCGATTAAAGCAGGGGTAAGAGGTTTTTTATTAAAAGACAGCCCAAGTAAAGAGCTCGTTTACTGTATTCGAAAAATTATGAATGGAGAGAAAATCTATTCGCCCGAATTAATCGATGATGATTCGCTCGACCCTCTCATTCATCATAAAACCGCTAAGCATCATAAAAAAGGAATGAGAACGGTTAAAAACTATTTTTCAATCTTTATAGATAAACTGAAGTTACGAACCGGATAG
- a CDS encoding MBL fold metallo-hydrolase, giving the protein MVKQMNYGSDYKYIPVTSIGSGTGIGVLPDLFSYTTQIVNIYLVGDPKTRDFVLVDAGMPNSAKEIISVIESFFGKNCYPKAIILTHGHFDHIGAVIELVKRWDIPVYAHELEMPFLTGEISYPKPDPTVEGGMVAKMSSMFPNKPINLGKNVNPLPSNGSVPHMPEFKWIHTPGHTPGHVSLFREKDRVLIAGDAFVTVKQEYLYRVLTQKHEISGPPRYLTSDWKSAKESIIKLAALNPTIAVTGHGSPMYGELLTKSLEKLVENFDEIAKPAYGRYV; this is encoded by the coding sequence GTGGTCAAGCAAATGAATTACGGTAGTGATTATAAATATATACCAGTGACCTCTATTGGTAGTGGTACGGGTATTGGAGTATTACCAGACCTTTTTAGCTATACGACCCAAATCGTAAATATTTATTTGGTTGGTGATCCAAAAACAAGAGATTTTGTATTAGTTGATGCAGGAATGCCTAATTCAGCAAAGGAGATTATCTCAGTTATTGAAAGCTTTTTTGGCAAGAACTGTTATCCCAAGGCAATTATCTTAACCCACGGACATTTTGATCATATTGGAGCTGTTATTGAGTTAGTAAAACGCTGGGACATTCCTGTCTACGCACATGAATTAGAAATGCCTTTCCTAACAGGAGAAATAAGTTATCCAAAACCAGATCCAACTGTAGAGGGCGGGATGGTCGCTAAAATGTCATCCATGTTTCCTAATAAACCTATTAACTTAGGAAAAAATGTAAACCCATTACCTTCTAATGGATCTGTACCTCATATGCCAGAGTTTAAGTGGATTCACACTCCTGGACATACTCCAGGGCATGTTTCTTTGTTCAGAGAAAAAGACAGGGTTTTAATCGCAGGCGATGCTTTTGTTACTGTGAAACAAGAATATCTATATCGAGTGTTAACACAAAAACATGAAATTAGTGGCCCTCCAAGATATTTAACGTCGGATTGGAAATCCGCTAAAGAATCTATCATCAAGTTAGCGGCATTAAACCCAACGATCGCGGTTACTGGACATGGATCACCTATGTACGGTGAATTACTAACAAAGAGTTTAGAAAAGTTGGTTGAAAATTTTGATGAAATTGCCAAACCTGCTTACGGAAGGTATGTATGA
- a CDS encoding cold-shock protein, translating into MEQGKVKWFNAEKGFGFIEREEGDDVFVHFSAIQSEGFKSLDEGQEVTFEIEEGSRGPQATNVQKV; encoded by the coding sequence ATGGAACAAGGTAAAGTTAAGTGGTTTAATGCAGAAAAAGGTTTTGGATTCATCGAGCGTGAAGAGGGAGATGACGTATTCGTACATTTCTCAGCAATTCAAAGTGAAGGTTTCAAATCTTTAGACGAAGGACAAGAGGTCACGTTTGAAATCGAAGAAGGCTCACGTGGTCCACAAGCGACTAATGTTCAAAAAGTTTAA
- a CDS encoding pirin family protein gives MKKENMKHREIKKIWTVNEQKISPIHTAGPVLPPGAWKNYDPFLLLMEDKFEKGAFDVHPHRGMETLTFVIDGTINHYDSATGDGGTLVKGDLQFMTAGKGVVHNESPADGEKVHLLQLWVNLPRKYKMVNPRYQNMHAKDMPVREEDGAFIRVYSGSSGDVVSNTLNYTPVTFVEMVLESGSSIVQDLPGSYNGFIYVLEGSGTFGENKVEAEKGQAMWLGSTDEESRSEIQVSANEKLRLVLFAGEPLREPVVARGPFVMNTEEEIRQAYRDYQEGKFLDPTN, from the coding sequence ATGAAAAAGGAAAATATGAAACACCGTGAAATCAAAAAAATTTGGACGGTCAACGAACAAAAAATCAGTCCGATTCATACTGCAGGTCCTGTACTTCCACCGGGGGCCTGGAAGAATTATGATCCGTTTTTATTATTAATGGAAGATAAATTTGAAAAAGGGGCATTTGACGTACATCCGCATCGTGGAATGGAGACTCTTACATTTGTTATTGATGGAACGATCAATCATTATGATAGTGCGACTGGAGATGGGGGAACGCTCGTAAAAGGAGATTTACAATTTATGACTGCCGGCAAAGGGGTTGTTCACAATGAATCCCCGGCTGATGGTGAGAAAGTTCATCTTCTTCAACTATGGGTAAATCTTCCTCGTAAATATAAAATGGTCAATCCGCGTTACCAAAACATGCATGCAAAAGATATGCCTGTTCGTGAAGAGGATGGTGCTTTCATTCGTGTATATTCAGGTTCGTCGGGGGATGTCGTATCAAATACCTTGAATTATACACCTGTTACATTTGTTGAAATGGTGTTGGAAAGTGGATCTTCGATAGTTCAAGATCTTCCGGGCAGCTATAACGGCTTTATTTATGTGTTAGAAGGAAGTGGGACGTTCGGTGAAAATAAAGTCGAAGCGGAAAAAGGGCAAGCGATGTGGTTAGGTTCCACAGATGAAGAGAGTAGAAGTGAAATTCAAGTTTCTGCAAACGAAAAATTACGCCTTGTTCTTTTTGCTGGTGAGCCACTAAGAGAACCAGTAGTTGCACGTGGACCGTTTGTCATGAATACAGAAGAAGAAATAAGACAGGCTTATCGTGATTATCAGGAAGGGAAATTTTTAGATCCAACAAATTAA
- a CDS encoding LLM class flavin-dependent oxidoreductase encodes MSVNDKEIKLSILDIGTKLQGNDASQTLKDSTERIQLADELGYTRYWFAEHHNTANQVSTAPELMIAHAAAHTKRIRVGAGGIMMPNHSPLKVVENFSLLEALHPNRIDLGIGRATGTDNLTAYALRRSREAVLSYNFPEQFNELLSFFQRNFPAEHPYSKIIPIPNEQDQSLIPNIYMLGSSTGGVEFAINEGLGFAFASHLAPQLAIPVLRAYRNNFKPSTLLSEPKSILTTILITAETDEEAEYLAGPVELFWARLHTGDIYSPFPTLVEASKHRYSANENAARVQNKDRFIIGGIRTVAEKLRNLVKETMVDEVMIMEYYADKEASQNAYRMLAKEFNLRGSNR; translated from the coding sequence ATGTCGGTTAACGATAAAGAGATTAAACTTTCCATTTTGGATATTGGTACAAAGTTACAAGGAAATGATGCCAGTCAGACATTGAAAGATTCTACGGAACGGATTCAATTGGCAGACGAATTAGGCTATACACGTTATTGGTTTGCCGAACATCATAATACAGCAAACCAAGTGAGTACAGCTCCAGAATTAATGATTGCTCATGCGGCTGCTCATACAAAGCGGATTCGAGTTGGAGCTGGCGGGATTATGATGCCGAATCATAGTCCGTTAAAAGTCGTTGAAAACTTTTCATTATTAGAAGCGCTACATCCAAATAGAATTGATTTAGGAATCGGCAGAGCAACTGGAACAGACAATTTAACTGCTTATGCGTTAAGACGATCGAGAGAAGCGGTATTGTCGTATAATTTCCCAGAACAATTTAATGAATTATTATCCTTTTTTCAACGGAATTTTCCTGCGGAACACCCTTATAGTAAGATCATTCCTATTCCGAATGAACAAGATCAGTCATTAATACCAAATATTTATATGTTAGGATCGAGTACCGGGGGAGTCGAATTTGCGATAAATGAAGGCCTTGGCTTCGCGTTTGCTTCTCATTTAGCACCGCAGCTAGCAATCCCAGTATTACGTGCTTATCGAAATAACTTTAAACCATCGACCTTATTGTCAGAGCCAAAAAGTATTTTAACGACCATATTAATAACGGCTGAGACAGATGAAGAGGCAGAGTATTTAGCGGGTCCGGTTGAATTATTTTGGGCGAGACTACATACCGGTGATATTTATTCCCCATTCCCGACATTGGTAGAAGCAAGTAAGCATAGATACTCAGCGAATGAAAACGCGGCAAGGGTGCAAAATAAAGATCGTTTTATTATCGGTGGTATTCGGACGGTTGCAGAAAAATTAAGAAATTTAGTAAAAGAAACAATGGTAGATGAAGTCATGATTATGGAATATTACGCTGACAAAGAAGCGAGTCAAAATGCTTATCGAATGCTCGCAAAAGAATTCAATTTAAGAGGAAGCAATAGATAG
- a CDS encoding short-chain fatty acid transporter — MKVLVSFFNRIMQRYLPDPFIFVIILTFVVFGLGLIFTDNGPYQMVQHWGNGFWGLLSFTMQMVLVLLTGHVLASSYIFKKGLGALASYAKTPGQAIVIVTIVSMIASLINWGFGLVIGALFAKELAKRVKNVDYRLLIASAYSGFLVWHGGISGSVPLTIATPGHFTENLIGVVPTSETIFSTYNIVIVLGLIIIIPIINRLSMPSKEQTITVDPALLQDDIQAATIEKAALTPADKLENSKLISLLIGLLGLVFLFYYFANNGFKLNLDIVNFLFLFLGILFHGTPKQFLDAVLNAVKGTSGIIVQFPFYAGLMGMMTTSGLAMVISDAFIAISNDFTFPMLTFISAGIVNFFVPSGGGQWAVQGPIMLEAATQIGASLPKTAMAVAWGDAWTNMIQPFWALPALAIAGLKAKDIMGYLVMVLIVSGIVISLGFLFF; from the coding sequence ATGAAGGTATTGGTATCATTTTTTAACCGCATCATGCAGAGGTATTTGCCTGACCCATTTATATTCGTCATCATTTTAACGTTTGTTGTATTTGGATTAGGCCTAATTTTCACTGATAATGGTCCTTATCAAATGGTCCAGCATTGGGGCAATGGATTTTGGGGTCTTCTTTCCTTTACGATGCAGATGGTCCTTGTCTTATTAACAGGCCATGTCTTGGCAAGCAGCTATATTTTTAAAAAAGGGTTAGGAGCTCTTGCTTCATACGCCAAGACACCAGGACAGGCGATTGTCATCGTCACGATTGTATCGATGATTGCCAGCCTCATTAACTGGGGATTCGGGCTTGTCATTGGGGCTTTGTTTGCAAAGGAATTGGCGAAGAGAGTAAAAAATGTTGATTACAGGCTCCTTATTGCAAGCGCTTACTCAGGGTTTCTTGTGTGGCATGGTGGAATTTCAGGATCTGTCCCATTGACCATTGCCACCCCTGGACATTTTACAGAAAATCTCATTGGGGTTGTACCAACAAGTGAAACCATTTTTTCAACCTATAATATTGTGATTGTATTAGGGTTGATTATAATCATTCCGATTATCAACCGCTTAAGTATGCCATCAAAGGAACAAACAATAACGGTTGATCCTGCACTGTTACAGGATGATATCCAGGCAGCGACCATTGAAAAGGCAGCCCTGACACCTGCCGATAAACTAGAAAACAGCAAATTGATTTCTCTTTTAATCGGATTGCTTGGGCTCGTTTTCCTGTTCTATTATTTTGCCAATAATGGATTTAAGCTAAATTTGGATATTGTCAATTTCTTATTTTTATTCCTTGGCATTCTATTTCATGGCACGCCAAAGCAATTCTTGGACGCTGTGTTGAATGCAGTCAAAGGAACGAGCGGTATTATCGTTCAATTTCCATTCTACGCTGGATTAATGGGAATGATGACTACCTCAGGGTTAGCTATGGTGATATCTGACGCGTTTATTGCCATTTCAAATGACTTTACGTTCCCAATGCTTACCTTTATAAGTGCCGGGATTGTTAATTTCTTCGTTCCTTCTGGTGGAGGGCAATGGGCTGTTCAAGGTCCAATTATGCTGGAGGCAGCCACACAAATAGGTGCATCCCTTCCAAAAACCGCGATGGCCGTAGCATGGGGGGACGCCTGGACGAACATGATCCAGCCATTCTGGGCCCTTCCAGCACTGGCAATCGCTGGGCTAAAGGCGAAGGACATTATGGGGTACCTTGTGATGGTCCTCATTGTAAGCGGTATCGTCATCTCACTAGGCTTCTTATTCTTCTAA
- a CDS encoding glycerate kinase, protein MKIVIAPDSFKESLSALEVAESIERGFKQVISDAQYVKVPMADGGEGTVQSLVDATGGEIISKSVTGPLGKPVDAFFGILGNQTTAVIEMAAASGLHHVPVGERNPLVTTTIGTGELIAAALDYGVNHLIIGIGGSATNDGGAGMAKALGARLLDKDGIEIGEGGDALGRLASIDLSNLDPRLAHVKIEVACDVDNPLTGEKGASAIFGPQKGATPEMVAQLDQNLSHYASIIERDLGKKINDIPGAGAAGGLGGGILAFFPSELKRGVEIVVEATGLSEITANADLVITGEGKIDSQTIYGKTPIGVAKTAKKYGIPVIGIAGNVSNDSHVVYEHGIDAIFSIVPGVVSLEDAFKHAAENVERTAVNIATIWKMKRGDGSRVAFVNLKQ, encoded by the coding sequence GTGAAAATCGTAATTGCACCAGATTCATTCAAAGAAAGTTTATCCGCCTTAGAGGTGGCGGAATCGATCGAAAGAGGGTTTAAACAGGTAATATCAGATGCCCAATATGTAAAAGTTCCAATGGCTGATGGGGGAGAAGGGACGGTCCAGTCGTTAGTGGATGCGACGGGTGGGGAGATTATTTCGAAATCTGTCACCGGACCACTGGGAAAACCAGTAGATGCCTTCTTTGGAATCCTTGGAAATCAAACAACGGCCGTCATTGAAATGGCTGCGGCTTCCGGTTTGCATCATGTACCAGTTGGGGAAAGAAATCCCCTTGTAACAACTACTATAGGAACGGGTGAATTAATTGCAGCGGCTCTTGATTACGGGGTGAATCACTTAATTATTGGTATTGGCGGAAGTGCCACAAATGACGGGGGTGCAGGAATGGCCAAAGCCCTCGGAGCCCGTCTACTTGATAAGGATGGAATTGAAATTGGAGAAGGCGGAGATGCACTTGGCCGCCTTGCTTCGATCGATCTATCAAACTTGGATCCGCGTCTAGCTCATGTAAAGATTGAGGTTGCGTGTGATGTAGATAATCCGCTTACAGGGGAAAAAGGAGCCTCCGCCATTTTTGGACCGCAAAAAGGGGCAACTCCGGAAATGGTTGCCCAACTGGATCAGAATCTGAGTCATTACGCTTCGATTATTGAACGGGACTTAGGTAAAAAAATAAATGATATTCCTGGTGCAGGTGCGGCCGGCGGGCTAGGAGGCGGAATTTTGGCTTTCTTTCCTTCTGAGTTGAAGCGGGGCGTTGAAATTGTGGTTGAAGCAACGGGTCTTTCTGAAATCACAGCAAATGCCGATTTGGTGATTACTGGCGAAGGGAAAATTGACAGCCAAACCATCTATGGGAAGACACCCATTGGGGTTGCGAAAACCGCTAAAAAATATGGAATTCCTGTCATAGGGATAGCTGGAAATGTGTCTAATGACAGCCACGTTGTATACGAACACGGGATTGATGCCATATTCAGTATCGTTCCTGGTGTGGTTTCACTAGAAGACGCTTTTAAACATGCTGCAGAAAACGTAGAAAGAACCGCTGTAAATATAGCTACGATTTGGAAAATGAAACGTGGGGACGGTTCTCGCGTTGCATTTGTTAATTTAAAGCAATGA
- a CDS encoding DoxX family protein → MSILSIILQVLLALIFSMTGFMSVSGNKQQIEQFEHLNLPQWFRIVTGLVQLIGAVGLVIGIWYPSIAALAGLWSAMTMLGGFATHIKAKDPISKALPALILAMIAIIITLINLSELLSVF, encoded by the coding sequence TTGTCTATTTTATCTATTATTCTTCAAGTCTTATTAGCTCTCATTTTTTCGATGACTGGATTTATGTCCGTTTCTGGTAACAAGCAGCAAATTGAACAATTTGAACATCTCAATTTACCGCAATGGTTCCGAATAGTGACGGGTTTGGTACAATTAATAGGTGCAGTTGGTTTAGTGATTGGCATTTGGTATCCAAGTATAGCCGCATTAGCTGGATTATGGTCCGCAATGACTATGCTTGGTGGTTTCGCAACACATATTAAAGCAAAAGATCCAATTAGCAAAGCATTGCCAGCTCTCATTTTAGCAATGATCGCAATCATTATTACATTAATTAATTTATCTGAACTTCTAAGTGTTTTTTAA
- a CDS encoding helix-turn-helix domain-containing protein encodes MEKKAEECRVGDALNILVGKWKPIILLHLFEHGTLRFNELKRKMPGITQKMLTQQLRELEEEDLIHREVYPQVPPKVEYSITEYGQSIEPVLEVMHEWGLAHLLHKQKSKKATII; translated from the coding sequence ATGGAGAAAAAAGCGGAGGAATGCCGTGTTGGAGATGCACTCAATATTCTTGTGGGTAAGTGGAAACCGATTATACTTCTTCATCTCTTCGAACATGGAACGTTACGCTTTAATGAATTAAAAAGAAAGATGCCAGGGATTACCCAAAAAATGCTCACACAGCAATTACGTGAGTTAGAGGAAGAGGATCTCATTCATCGTGAGGTTTATCCACAAGTACCACCGAAAGTAGAGTATTCGATTACGGAATATGGTCAAAGCATTGAACCTGTTCTTGAAGTCATGCATGAATGGGGTCTGGCACATCTTCTGCATAAACAAAAGTCAAAAAAAGCAACCATAATATAA